In the genome of Longimicrobium sp., the window ACTCCGTATCGCGGGTGCTGTTCAGCGCCGAACAGATCGCCCAGCGGGTGCGGGAGATCGGCGCCGAGATCACCGAGGCCTATCCGCGCGACGAGGAACTGCTGGTGCTGGGCACCCTCAAGGGATCGTTCATCTTTCTGAGCGACCTGGTGCGCAGCATCAACCGGCCCATGGAGGTGGACTTCCTGGTGGCCTCCAGCTACGGCAGCGGCACCACCAGCTCCGGCCAGGTGAACCTGCTGTACGAAACGCCGGCCAGCATCGAGGGCAAGCACGTGGTGCTGGTGGAAGACATCGTCGACAGCGGCACCACCCTCAACCGCCTGATCCCGCTGCTCCGGGGGCGCAACATCAAGTCGCTGGAGATCTGCGCGCTGCTGCACAAGCACATCGCCACCGACCTGGCGCAGGAGCCGCGCTGGCTGGGCTTCGACTGCCCGCTCGAGTTCGTCATCGGGTACGGGCT includes:
- the hpt gene encoding hypoxanthine phosphoribosyltransferase codes for the protein MSDTELNLARTGGHSVSRVLFSAEQIAQRVREIGAEITEAYPRDEELLVLGTLKGSFIFLSDLVRSINRPMEVDFLVASSYGSGTTSSGQVNLLYETPASIEGKHVVLVEDIVDSGTTLNRLIPLLRGRNIKSLEICALLHKHIATDLAQEPRWLGFDCPLEFVIGYGLDHSEFYRNLPFIGVIDP